TTTTCTTTTTTTAAAATGCTTATTTTTAACCAATCAGGACTTCAAAACCACCAATTTCAAAATAATCCTTCACCAAATCAACTCTAGCATTACTTGGTTCTTCAATTCCAGCCATCCTATTTTTCATTCCCAGCTTCTCATATTTTCCCGATGCTATTTTATGATAGGGCAAAAGATGGATTCTTTTGATAGCGGTATTTCTTTGAAGATATTGCATCATTTCAATTAAATTCTTTTCCTCATCATTCAAGCCTGGCATCATGGGAAACCGGATATGCACTTCTTTGCCACTTTCCACTAAATAATTGAGGTTTCTAAGAATGGGCTTATTACTAACACCAGTAAATTCAAAATGAGCTTTCTCGTTCATGTGCTTCAAATCGAATAAAATCAAATCCATTAAGTCTGCTGATTCTTGAAACTTTTTCTCGGCTGCATATCCTGTGGTGTCTAATGTTAAATGCAATTCTTTAGATTTAAATAAAGCAGCTGTTTCATTTAAGAACTTGGCTTGTATCATGGGTTCGCCACCTGTAAAAGTCACCCCTCCACCAGATTCATCAAAGAAAGCGCTGTCCTTTTCAACCTCCACTAGAAGTTGTTCTGCTGTGGTTTCCCAACCTAATGTTGAACTTCCTTTGAATTCAAAGTCTAATTTCTGAACTCCTGTAGCGCAGCTCTCTGGATTATGACACCACCAACAAGTCAAAGGGCATCCTTTGAAAAATATACTGGTTCTAATTCCAGGGCCATCGTGAATGGCAAAACGCTTGATATCAAAAACAATACCTCGCATGATCAAATAAATTTAATGATTAATGAAATGATACCATTTTCAAAAGGTTTTTAGTGACCTCTGTAGTGGTATGATGCCGATATTGAATTAAAAATATTTGAGAAAAATCGTAAAGTTCACACTTCATTCAATTCATCGTCGGCATGAAATACTGGAAAGAATGGATTGATCAAAAAATCCAGCACTCAAACAGATGCTGATGGCTATCACCCAAAAGTTGAGTTGCAATATATATATTAGCGTTTTTATTCATTTCAGTTTCAAAAATACGATAATTTCTTTTTCATTAGCAAATTGAATGTTTAAAGAATTACAATACTGTTCTTTTTCAAAAAACACTCTAAATAATCAACAAAAAAGAGGCTTATAAAAAACTAATTTCGACAAAATAACCCTCCCAATAACCATCAAAATTTCACAATTGATTTTATCTGTAATTGCTCTAACTTTGCGCCATGATTTATCCGAATAACTTCGAAACAAAAATAGGCTTCAATAAAATCCGACAAATGCTCTTGGACAACTGTGTGAGTAGCATGGGTGTGGAATGGGTGGACAAACTAAAATTCAGTTCCAATCATAAAAACATTGAGCTCTGGTTAATACAGGTTGAGGAAATGAAAGACCTTTTACTAACTGAAACCTCCTTCCCTACTTATGATTATTTTGACCTACGTCAAGCGCTTGAGGGTATTAGACAAAAAGGAAGTCATATTCCACAAGAAGATTTATTCGATTTGTATACTGCTCTAAAAGTGATGCATAAAATCATCATGATGCTGGATGATAGAGGCGACAAGAATATTGAGATTAGAAAGATTGCTGAACATTTAGAAACAGATATCTCCCTATTAAGAAGAATAGATCAGATTATTGATGATAAGGGTGATATTAAAGACCATGCTTCTGAGGAGCTCTTCGGAATTAGAAAAAAGTTAAGAAGCTTGCAGCGCAATAATGACAGTATTATTAAAGACAGTTTAAAGCTGGCTATTAGCAAGGGCTGGACAAGTCCTGATACAGAGCCAGCCATCAGAAACGGGAGAATGGTGATTCCTTTGGCAGCTTCACATAAGCGTAGAATCCAAGGTTTTATGCATGGTGAATCTGCTACCGGACAAACCGTTTTTGTGGAACCTGCTCAACTTTTCGAGATTAATAATGAGATTAAGGAATTAGAAGCTGCTGAAAAGAGAGCCATCATCAAAATCTTAACTGAAATCGCAGATTTACTGCGCCCAGATATTGAATACTTAAAAAATGCTTTTGTTCAGCTCGGACTCATCGACTTTATCATCTCAAAGGCTCGATTGGCCATTGATTTACATGCCATTAAACCTGATTTACAGGCAAGACCAAAAGTGGACTGGCATGGTGCTCGTCATCCCCTCCTCTACCTTTCGCATCGTGCTCAAAATAAGATGGTGGTTCCTCTAGATATCTCCTTAAGTGACTATAGAAGAATCCTCATCATTTCCGGACCTAATGCTGGTGGCAAATCCGTAAGCTTAAAAACGGTAGGACTAATTCAATATATGCTACAATGTGGTTTACTCATTCCTGTTAAATCGACTTCCATTGCCGGAATATTTAGGCATTTCTTTATTGATATTGGAGACGAACAATCCATTGAAAATGACTTAAGTACCTATAGCTCTCATTTGCTCAATATGAAATATTTTCTTCAGAAAGCTGATGGAAAAACCATATTCCTTATTGATGAATTTGGTAGCGGAACAGAACCCAATTTAGGAGGTGCTATTGCTGAGGCCATTCTAGAAGAACTCAATAATAAAAAATGCTTTGGTGTAATTACTACTCACTTTGCCAATTTGAAATTATTACCCTCCCCAGACAATGGAATGGCTAATGCTGCCATGCTTTTCAACACCAAAGAACTCGAACCTTTATATCAATTGAAGATAGGTCGTCCTGGGAGCTCGTTTACCGTTGAAATTGCCAAGAAGATTGGATTTCCAGAGCGGGTTCTTAAAAAAATAGAATCAAAAGCTGATAGAAAACAATTGGACTTTGAAGAACAATTGCAGCAATTAGATGTGGAGAAAAAGGAACTGGATCAGAAGAAGAAACATGTGGATCTATCTGATGATTTGCTTTCTGAAACCATAGAAAAATATCAAAGCCTTTATGCTCGTTTGCAAAGTGAAAAGAATACTATACTTCATGAAGCTGAAGCCAAAGCTGCTAAGATTTTAGATTCCAGTAATAAATTAATAGAACAAACTATTAAGGAAATAAAAGAAAATCAGGCTGACAAAAGTAAGACTTTAAAAGCAAGGCGAATATTAGAAGAGGAAAAGAGAAAACTAGAGAAAGAACATTTTGACAAATCTAAGTCCTCAAAAAAACCTATTGTCAATATTCACCAAAGGGCTGCCGATGAACTAAAGGAACATACAAAACCTAAAGTAAAAAAAGAAGTTAAGATAGAGCTCAAAAAAGGTCAAAATGTGATCGTTAAAGGTCAGAAAAGAGCTGGAATTCTAAAGGAGATAAAAGGCAAAAAGGCGGTGGTGATATTTGATAATATCAGCATGAGCATTGACTTAAAAAACCTAGAAGGCATTAGCAAGACCAGAGCTCGTGATATGGATAGAAAGGTAACAAGTAATTATAGCAAAATTGCTACTGAACTACATGATAAAGCGGCTAACTTTCAACTCAAACTCGACCTTAGAGGAGAAAGAGTGGAGGATGCTATTCATAAAGTACAGCATTTTATTGACGAAGCCATCCTCTTGAGAATCTATGAAGTACAAATACTACATGGAAAAGGCACAGGAGCCCTAAGACAAGTGATACGAGAATATTTGAGTGGTATCCCAGAAGTAGCCAACTATCAGGATGAACATGTGGAACGAGGTGGCCATGGTATTACTATTGCTACTTTAAGCTATTAGCTATTGGCTGTTCACTATTTGCCTATAGCCAAAAACCTCCATCCCAAAAGAAATGAAGGTTTAGTTTTTAATTTTTATTGAGGTTTTATCCCTTTATCCAATTGATAATTTCTTCATCATCAGGTGATGTTTTTGTAGAAATCACTTTTTCTAATTGACCATCAGCACTAATTAAGTATTTCTGAAAATTCCATTTCACTTTAGAATCCTCAAATCCATTGAGTTCTTTTGATGTTAACCATTTATAAACATCAGATTGGTCATCACCTTTTACAGATATTTTACTCATCATAGGGAAGGTAACTCCATAATTAACTGAGCAAAAAGTTTTGATTTCTTCGTTGGTTCCTGGTTCTTGTTTCATGAAGTTATTGGCTGGAAAGCCAATGATTACGAAATCATCTCCACCGTATTCAGTATAAACTTGCTGTAATTGCTCGTACTGCTTGGTATAACCACATTTACTAGCCACGTTAACCACCATTACCTTTTTTCCTTTTAACTGCTCTAGAGCAAATGGTTCTCCATTAATATCTTCCACAGTATATGAGTAGAATGAGGATTGGGCATTTATAGCTGTGACCAACAAAATACTTATAAATATTAGACTGTATTTTTTCATTGTTTTTTTTGTTTAAATTATTTTAAACAAAGTTAAACATAAAGAGCAATAGTTTATAGATTTATTTGTTAGAAAATAGTTAAGGAAGAATCGTTCTAGAAATCGTGAAGGATGATAGCCTTGGAGATTTACATAGAGCATAATTGAAATGCATGAATGGATAGCGTCATGAGTTCTTTAGATTCCAGGGCTCCAATCCTCTCGTACACTCAAGGCTTTGATCCCTTTCATTTCTCTAAACAAATACAGCTCAAGAGAGCTTTGTTACGACTAAAATCAAAAACAAAACCCTTGTCAGTTAAACTAACAAGGGCTTTTCCATATCCTAAAATTCTATCTAAACTATTGACAAGAATTAAATATAATCTTCAGTTGGGGCGCAAGTGCAGAATAAATTTCTATCACCATAGGCATCATCAATTCTTCCAACGGCTGGCCAATATTTATCTTCGTTAGACCAATCTCTTGGGAAGGCAGCTTGTTGACGACCATAAGGCTTGTCCCACTCATTTGCAGTAACCATTCCTGCTGTATGTGGTGCATTCTTAATAATATTGTCTTTCTTATCTGCTTTACCCTCCTCTATCTCTCTAATCTCTTCACGGATAGACTTCATGGCATCAATAAAACGATTCAACTCACTCAATGGCTCACTTTCTGTTGGCTCTACCATTAAAGTTCCAACTACAGGGAAAGCTACTGTTGGCGCGTGGAAACCAAAGTCCATTAAACGCTTAGCAATATCTATTACCTGAAGCCCCGCTGTTTGAGAGAACTTATTACAATCGATAATCATTTCATGAGCAACTCTACCTTTGTTTCCAGTATAAAGAATTGGATAATCATCCTTTAAGCTATCTTTCAAATAATTGGCATTTAATATAGCATACTTAGTAGCATCTAATAATCCTTCACCACCTAAAAGCTTAATATATCCGTAAGAAATAGGTAAAATGGAAGCACTTCCAAATGGAGCTGCCGCGACAGGAGAAATTCCTTTTTTGCCACCAGTTTGAAATACTGGATGTCCAGGTAAGAATTCAACTAAATGAGCTGCTACACCAATAGGACCAACTCCAGGACCACCACCACCATGAGGGATAGAAAAAGTCTTATGTAAATTTAAGTGGCAAACGTCAGCACCAATAAAACCAGGATTGGTAATACCTACCTGAGCATTCATATTAGCACCATCCATATAAACTTGTCCGCCATTGGCATGAACTATCTCTAGAGCTTCAGTAACACCTTTCTCATATACACCATGTGTACTGGGATAAGTCACCATTAAAGCACCTAAATTATCTTTATGTAATTCTGCTTTCTCGCGTAAATCATTAATATCAATTTCACCATTATCGGTGGCTTTCACAACGACTACCTTAAAACCAGCAACTACAGAACTTGCAGGATTGGTTCCATGGGCAGAAGAAGGGATTAAACAGATATTTCTATCATGGTCTCCTCTACTTTCGTGATAAGCACGAATCACCATTAATCCAGAATATTCACCATTGGCACCACTATTGGGTTGGAAAGACATACCAGCGAAACCAGTAATCTCACAAAGATCGCTTTCTAAATCTTGAATCAACTCTAAATAACCTTCCACCTGATCTCTTGGAACAAATGGGTGGATATTACCAAATTCTGGCCAGCTTAATGAAAACAAGGTTGCTGCAGGATTTAGCTTCATGGTACAAGAGCCCAAAGGAATCATAGAGCGATTTAAAGATAAGTCTTTAATCTCTAATTTCTTTAAATATCTCATCATTTCAGTTTCTGAATGATAAGAATTAAATACCGCATGAGTTAAATAATCAGAAGTTCTTTGGAATGCTTCAGGAATGATATTCTCTGAAACCAAATCATCCATAGCTACTGATTCACCATCCTCAGATTGAGCAAAAACTTCAAGAATATCGTTTAAATCATCTAAGGTAGTAGTTTCGTTAATGGAAATCCCTACTGCATCCTCAAAATACCTAAGGTTCATTTCTTTGTTTAAAGCAGCTTGAGCTATCAAAGCAATATTCTCTATACCAGAAATATATAAAGTATCAAAGAAAACTTCATTCTCTTGTTGATATCCTAAAGCTTCCAACCCATCAGATAATGCTACTGCATTTTGATGAATATCTTGAGCTATTTCTTTCAACCCTTTTGGACCATGATAAGCAGCATACATGGCAGCCATACTCGCTAAAAGAGCTTGGGCTGTACAAATATTTGAAGTTGCTTTTTCGCGTTTGATATGTTGTTCGCGAGTTTGAAGTGCCATTCTTAAAGCAGGATTACCTTGGCTATCTTTGGAGATACCGATAATTCTACCTGGCATATTTCTTTTGAACTTATCAGAAGTGGCTAAGAAACCTGCATGAGGCCCACCAAAACCCATAGGAACACCAAAACGTTGAGATGACCCAATAACGATATCGGCACCCCACTCGCCTGGAGCTTTCAATAATAATAAGCTCATTAAATCAGCAGCAGCAATTACCAATGCTTCTTGAGTATGAGCCATTTCAACCACCTTAGTATAATCAATAACTGCTCCTCTGTCATTTGGATATTGAAGAATGATTCCAAAATAAGTATCATCCATTTCAACACATTGGAAATCGCCAATGATCAATTCAATGCCTAGTGGCTTCGATCTTGTTTCAAGTAAGGCAATAGTTTGAGGGAAGATATCTTTATCCACAAAAAACTTATTGGCACCAGTCTTAGTTTTTGCTCTACTTCTGGCATTAAAAGCCATCAACATAGCCTCTGCTGCAGCTGTACCTTCGTCGAGAAGAGAACAATTGGAGAGTGGCATAGCTGTAAGATCTGAAATGACCGTTTGGAAATTCAATAAGGCTTCTAATCTACCTTGAGAAATCTCTGCTTGATAAGGAGTATAAGCTGTATACCAGCCTGCATTCTCCAACATATTCCTCTGAATGACCGGAGGAAGAATGGTAGGATAATATCCCATTCCAGTAAAACTACGGAATTGTTTATTTTTCTGACCTAAGGATTTTAAATGATTTATATATTCAAATTCATTAATACCATCTGCTAAATCAAGTGGTTTTTCTAAACGTACTTGATCGGGAACAGTATCGTAAATAAGTTCATCGATATTGGCAACGCCAATTTTCTCCAACATCATTGGTAAATCCTCTTCGCGGATTCCCAAATGACGAGCAACAAAGTTATTGGTTATCATTATCTTACGTGTTTAAAATATGATTTTTTACAAAGCCCAAAGTTAATGACTTTAACAGATTTATGAATAAGTATTTCCCTTATCC
The Lentimicrobium sp. L6 genome window above contains:
- a CDS encoding glycyl-radical enzyme activating protein, producing the protein MRGIVFDIKRFAIHDGPGIRTSIFFKGCPLTCWWCHNPESCATGVQKLDFEFKGSSTLGWETTAEQLLVEVEKDSAFFDESGGGVTFTGGEPMIQAKFLNETAALFKSKELHLTLDTTGYAAEKKFQESADLMDLILFDLKHMNEKAHFEFTGVSNKPILRNLNYLVESGKEVHIRFPMMPGLNDEEKNLIEMMQYLQRNTAIKRIHLLPYHKIASGKYEKLGMKNRMAGIEEPSNARVDLVKDYFEIGGFEVLIG
- a CDS encoding endonuclease MutS2; translation: MIYPNNFETKIGFNKIRQMLLDNCVSSMGVEWVDKLKFSSNHKNIELWLIQVEEMKDLLLTETSFPTYDYFDLRQALEGIRQKGSHIPQEDLFDLYTALKVMHKIIMMLDDRGDKNIEIRKIAEHLETDISLLRRIDQIIDDKGDIKDHASEELFGIRKKLRSLQRNNDSIIKDSLKLAISKGWTSPDTEPAIRNGRMVIPLAASHKRRIQGFMHGESATGQTVFVEPAQLFEINNEIKELEAAEKRAIIKILTEIADLLRPDIEYLKNAFVQLGLIDFIISKARLAIDLHAIKPDLQARPKVDWHGARHPLLYLSHRAQNKMVVPLDISLSDYRRILIISGPNAGGKSVSLKTVGLIQYMLQCGLLIPVKSTSIAGIFRHFFIDIGDEQSIENDLSTYSSHLLNMKYFLQKADGKTIFLIDEFGSGTEPNLGGAIAEAILEELNNKKCFGVITTHFANLKLLPSPDNGMANAAMLFNTKELEPLYQLKIGRPGSSFTVEIAKKIGFPERVLKKIESKADRKQLDFEEQLQQLDVEKKELDQKKKHVDLSDDLLSETIEKYQSLYARLQSEKNTILHEAEAKAAKILDSSNKLIEQTIKEIKENQADKSKTLKARRILEEEKRKLEKEHFDKSKSSKKPIVNIHQRAADELKEHTKPKVKKEVKIELKKGQNVIVKGQKRAGILKEIKGKKAVVIFDNISMSIDLKNLEGISKTRARDMDRKVTSNYSKIATELHDKAANFQLKLDLRGERVEDAIHKVQHFIDEAILLRIYEVQILHGKGTGALRQVIREYLSGIPEVANYQDEHVERGGHGITIATLSY
- a CDS encoding glutathione peroxidase; this translates as MKKYSLIFISILLVTAINAQSSFYSYTVEDINGEPFALEQLKGKKVMVVNVASKCGYTKQYEQLQQVYTEYGGDDFVIIGFPANNFMKQEPGTNEEIKTFCSVNYGVTFPMMSKISVKGDDQSDVYKWLTSKELNGFEDSKVKWNFQKYLISADGQLEKVISTKTSPDDEEIINWIKG
- the gcvP gene encoding aminomethyl-transferring glycine dehydrogenase; its protein translation is MITNNFVARHLGIREEDLPMMLEKIGVANIDELIYDTVPDQVRLEKPLDLADGINEFEYINHLKSLGQKNKQFRSFTGMGYYPTILPPVIQRNMLENAGWYTAYTPYQAEISQGRLEALLNFQTVISDLTAMPLSNCSLLDEGTAAAEAMLMAFNARSRAKTKTGANKFFVDKDIFPQTIALLETRSKPLGIELIIGDFQCVEMDDTYFGIILQYPNDRGAVIDYTKVVEMAHTQEALVIAAADLMSLLLLKAPGEWGADIVIGSSQRFGVPMGFGGPHAGFLATSDKFKRNMPGRIIGISKDSQGNPALRMALQTREQHIKREKATSNICTAQALLASMAAMYAAYHGPKGLKEIAQDIHQNAVALSDGLEALGYQQENEVFFDTLYISGIENIALIAQAALNKEMNLRYFEDAVGISINETTTLDDLNDILEVFAQSEDGESVAMDDLVSENIIPEAFQRTSDYLTHAVFNSYHSETEMMRYLKKLEIKDLSLNRSMIPLGSCTMKLNPAATLFSLSWPEFGNIHPFVPRDQVEGYLELIQDLESDLCEITGFAGMSFQPNSGANGEYSGLMVIRAYHESRGDHDRNICLIPSSAHGTNPASSVVAGFKVVVVKATDNGEIDINDLREKAELHKDNLGALMVTYPSTHGVYEKGVTEALEIVHANGGQVYMDGANMNAQVGITNPGFIGADVCHLNLHKTFSIPHGGGGPGVGPIGVAAHLVEFLPGHPVFQTGGKKGISPVAAAPFGSASILPISYGYIKLLGGEGLLDATKYAILNANYLKDSLKDDYPILYTGNKGRVAHEMIIDCNKFSQTAGLQVIDIAKRLMDFGFHAPTVAFPVVGTLMVEPTESEPLSELNRFIDAMKSIREEIREIEEGKADKKDNIIKNAPHTAGMVTANEWDKPYGRQQAAFPRDWSNEDKYWPAVGRIDDAYGDRNLFCTCAPTEDYI